The following proteins are co-located in the Triticum aestivum cultivar Chinese Spring chromosome 1A, IWGSC CS RefSeq v2.1, whole genome shotgun sequence genome:
- the LOC123052472 gene encoding 8-amino-7-oxononanoate synthase — MAQWDALVDAALGELASRSLLRATRPISLALPPAPPETFPGPGPWDRAAVEIRLDRATLHQWLAEGGEASGQEEELGEKLILFSGNDYMGLSSHPAVREAAAKAAQEYGMGPRGSALICGYTTYHKLVEESLAELKKKEDCLLCPTGFSANMAVMTALGSISSLLAVGRKPAKDERIAIFSDALNHASIIDGIRLIERQQEAVVFVYKHCDMSHLDFLLSSCSIKKKVVVTDSLFSMDGDFAPLPELVELRRKYGFLLVIDDAHGTLVCGDNGGGVPELLECESGIDISVGTLSKAAGCQGGFVACSTRWKSLIQSRGRSFIFSTALPVPVVASVQAALHVSRKERWRRLLVWRHVQYFASLTKLNITSPIISIVVGSEEAALRAGRHMLRSGFHVTPIRPPTVPPNSCRLRITLSASHSSDDIKRLVDALAPWLSGKHAKQSFVEGHSEQSYVAASKL; from the exons ATGGCGCAATGGGACGCGCTCGTGGACGCCGCGCTCGGCGAGCTGGCGTCCAGGAGCCTCCTGCGCGCCACGCGCCCCATCTCCCTGGcgctgccgcccgcgccgccggagACCTTCCCAGGCCCCGGCCCGTGGGACCGCGCCGCCGTCGAGATCCGCCTCGACCGCGCCACCCTCCACCAGTGGCTCGCCGAAG GTGGCGAGGCCAGTGGCCAGGAAGAGGAGCTGGGTGAGAAGCTCATTCTTTTCTCCGGGAATGACTACATGGGACTCAGCTCACATCCGGCAGTCCGTGAGGCCGCAGCAAAG GCAGCTCAAGAGTATGGCATGGGCCCTAGAGGCTCCGCATTGATATGTGGGTATACTACTTATCACAAATTGGTGGAGGAATCATTGGCAGAGTTGAAGAAAAAAGAG GATTGCCTTCTCTGCCCCACCGGATTTTCTGCCAATATGGCTGTGATGACTGCTCTGGGAAGTATCAGCTCTCTTTTGGCGGTTGGCAGAAAACCTGCAAAGGACGAGAGAATTGCTATTTTTTCAGATGCCCTGAATCATGCTTCAATCATCGATGGGATTCGCCTTATTGAGCGGCAGCAAGAAGCTGTAGTGTTTGTCTACAAGCACTGTGACATGTCCCATCTTGATTTCCTCCT GTCCAGTTGCTCAATAAAAAAGAAAGTTGTTGTCACAGATAG CTTGTTTAGCATGGATGGTGATTTTGCTCCATTACCTGAACTTGTGGAACTACGCAGGAAGTATGGATTTTTATTGGTCATCGATGAT GCCCATGGAACACTTGTTTGTGGTGATAATGGTGGTGGTGTACCCGAGCTGCTTGAATGTGAGAGTGGAATTGACATAAGTGTTGGCACCTTGAGCAAGGCTGCTGGCTGCCAGGGTGGGTTTGTGGCATGCAG CACCCGATGGAAGAGTTTAATTCAGTCGCGAGGTCGTTCGTTCATTTTTTCAACTGCTTTGCCAGTGCCAGTAGTTGCTTCTGTTCAAG CTGCGCTCCATGTCTCGAGGAAGGAACGATGGCGGAGATTATTGGTCTGGAGGCATGTGCAGTATTTTGCATCCTTGACTAAACTCAATATAACTAGTCCCATAATTTCCATAGTAGTAGGAAGTGAAGAAGCAGCATTGAGGGCTGGCAG GCATATGCTAAGATCTGGATTTCATGTTACACCAATTCGACCACCCACCGTGCCGCCCAACTCATGCAG GCTGCGAATAACTTTGAGTGCTTCTCATTCCTCGGATGACATCAAGAGGCTGGTCGACGCGCTCGCTCCCTGGCTATCTGGCAAACATGCCAAGCAGAGCTTTGTCGAGGGGCATTCTGAGCAGAGCTATGTCGCAGCATCAAAACTGTAA
- the LOC123136434 gene encoding uncharacterized protein isoform X3, protein MRWVIALWLWFEADGNDKFMRRAAALPGPVVLRFVDEALACLARLAGRVLPGASTLLPCTNALLNKPIDDVTYFDEHRDNIMPRVKLLYKTVCRVVLDDACASDDAVFFPRSSAASAPRAIGTPVLASAVSPPPQTPTTPRFADLNAIVTPRFSQLNAMAPPWAPIRLAQPYQPQPPPQHQHQQHQMMIIDRLPEEFRSLFITFSRGYPIDKDDIRDFFNSLHGRPCVEDVMVERAAPGQMPVYGRVVLQSADMIPALLGGEPTAKFIIKGRHLWARVYVPCSRNTFQA, encoded by the exons ATGAGGTGGGTGATCGCGCTCTGGCTCTGGTTCGAGGCCGATGGGAACGACAAGTTCATGCGCCGCGCGGCCGCGCTTCCGGGCCCCGTCGTGCTGCGCTTCGTCGACGAGGCGCTGGCGTGCCTCGCCCGCCTCGCCGGCCGCGTGCTCCCCGGCGCCAGCACCCTCCTCCCCTGCACCAACGCGCTCCTCAACAAGCCCATCGACGACGTCACCTACTTCGACGAGCACCGCGACAACATCATGCCCCGCGTCAAGTTACTGTACAAGACCGTCTGCCGCGTCGTCCTCGACGACGCCTGCGCCTCCGACGACGCCGTCTTCTTTCCCAGGAGCagcgccgcctccgcgccgcgcgCCATCGGCACTCCCGTGCTCGCCAGCGCCGTCTCCCCACCCCCCCAGACGCCAACGACGCCGAGGTTCGCCGACCTGAACGCAATAGTGACGCCGAGGTTCTCCCAGCTGAACGCGATGGCGCCGCCGTGGGCCCCGATCCGGCTGGCGCAGCCGTACCAGCCCCAGCCCCCAccccagcaccagcaccagcagcaTCAGATGATGATCATCGACCGCCTTCCAGAGGAGTTCCGCTCGCTCTTCATCACCTTCTCCCGCGGCTACCCCATCGACAAGGACGACATCAGGGACTTCTTCAACTC gCTGCACGGGCGCCCGTGCGTGGAGGACGTGATGGTGGAGAGGGCGGCGCCGGGGCAGATGCCGGTGTACGGGAGGGTGGTGCTGCAGAGCGCGGACATGATCCCGGCGCTGCTCGGGGGCGAGCCGACGGCCAAGTTCATCATCAAGGGCAGGCACCTCTGGGCCAGGGTCTACGTGCCCTGCTCCAGGAACACCTTCCAAGCCTGA
- the LOC123136434 gene encoding uncharacterized protein isoform X2 produces the protein MVRSEVKPSLIWRLVRDLGQEKEHMRWVIALWLWFEADGNDKFMRRAAALPGPVVLRFVDEALACLARLAGRVLPGASTLLPCTNALLNKPIDDVTYFDEHRDNIMPRVKLLYKTVCRVVLDDACASDDAVFFPRSSAASAPRAIGTPVLASAVSPPPQTPTTPRFADLNAIVTPRFSQLNAMAPPWAPIRLAQPYQPQPPPQHQHQQHQMMIIDRLPEEFRSLFITFSRGYPIDKDDIRDFFNSLHGRPCVEDVMVERAAPGQMPVYGRVVLQSADMIPALLGGEPTAKFIIKGRHLWARVYVPCSRNTFQA, from the exons ATGGTGAGGAGTGAAGTGAAGCCTTCTCTAATTTGGCG GCTGGTGCGCGACCTCGGGCAGGAGAAGGAGCATATGAGGTGGGTGATCGCGCTCTGGCTCTGGTTCGAGGCCGATGGGAACGACAAGTTCATGCGCCGCGCGGCCGCGCTTCCGGGCCCCGTCGTGCTGCGCTTCGTCGACGAGGCGCTGGCGTGCCTCGCCCGCCTCGCCGGCCGCGTGCTCCCCGGCGCCAGCACCCTCCTCCCCTGCACCAACGCGCTCCTCAACAAGCCCATCGACGACGTCACCTACTTCGACGAGCACCGCGACAACATCATGCCCCGCGTCAAGTTACTGTACAAGACCGTCTGCCGCGTCGTCCTCGACGACGCCTGCGCCTCCGACGACGCCGTCTTCTTTCCCAGGAGCagcgccgcctccgcgccgcgcgCCATCGGCACTCCCGTGCTCGCCAGCGCCGTCTCCCCACCCCCCCAGACGCCAACGACGCCGAGGTTCGCCGACCTGAACGCAATAGTGACGCCGAGGTTCTCCCAGCTGAACGCGATGGCGCCGCCGTGGGCCCCGATCCGGCTGGCGCAGCCGTACCAGCCCCAGCCCCCAccccagcaccagcaccagcagcaTCAGATGATGATCATCGACCGCCTTCCAGAGGAGTTCCGCTCGCTCTTCATCACCTTCTCCCGCGGCTACCCCATCGACAAGGACGACATCAGGGACTTCTTCAACTC gCTGCACGGGCGCCCGTGCGTGGAGGACGTGATGGTGGAGAGGGCGGCGCCGGGGCAGATGCCGGTGTACGGGAGGGTGGTGCTGCAGAGCGCGGACATGATCCCGGCGCTGCTCGGGGGCGAGCCGACGGCCAAGTTCATCATCAAGGGCAGGCACCTCTGGGCCAGGGTCTACGTGCCCTGCTCCAGGAACACCTTCCAAGCCTGA
- the LOC123136434 gene encoding uncharacterized protein isoform X1: MAGLREMAIFYSQERSFFHRLVRDLGQEKEHMRWVIALWLWFEADGNDKFMRRAAALPGPVVLRFVDEALACLARLAGRVLPGASTLLPCTNALLNKPIDDVTYFDEHRDNIMPRVKLLYKTVCRVVLDDACASDDAVFFPRSSAASAPRAIGTPVLASAVSPPPQTPTTPRFADLNAIVTPRFSQLNAMAPPWAPIRLAQPYQPQPPPQHQHQQHQMMIIDRLPEEFRSLFITFSRGYPIDKDDIRDFFNSLHGRPCVEDVMVERAAPGQMPVYGRVVLQSADMIPALLGGEPTAKFIIKGRHLWARVYVPCSRNTFQA; encoded by the exons ATGGCTGGATTGCGTGAGATGGCGATATTCTACTCACAAGAGCGCAGCTTCTTCCACAGGCTGGTGCGCGACCTCGGGCAGGAGAAGGAGCATATGAGGTGGGTGATCGCGCTCTGGCTCTGGTTCGAGGCCGATGGGAACGACAAGTTCATGCGCCGCGCGGCCGCGCTTCCGGGCCCCGTCGTGCTGCGCTTCGTCGACGAGGCGCTGGCGTGCCTCGCCCGCCTCGCCGGCCGCGTGCTCCCCGGCGCCAGCACCCTCCTCCCCTGCACCAACGCGCTCCTCAACAAGCCCATCGACGACGTCACCTACTTCGACGAGCACCGCGACAACATCATGCCCCGCGTCAAGTTACTGTACAAGACCGTCTGCCGCGTCGTCCTCGACGACGCCTGCGCCTCCGACGACGCCGTCTTCTTTCCCAGGAGCagcgccgcctccgcgccgcgcgCCATCGGCACTCCCGTGCTCGCCAGCGCCGTCTCCCCACCCCCCCAGACGCCAACGACGCCGAGGTTCGCCGACCTGAACGCAATAGTGACGCCGAGGTTCTCCCAGCTGAACGCGATGGCGCCGCCGTGGGCCCCGATCCGGCTGGCGCAGCCGTACCAGCCCCAGCCCCCAccccagcaccagcaccagcagcaTCAGATGATGATCATCGACCGCCTTCCAGAGGAGTTCCGCTCGCTCTTCATCACCTTCTCCCGCGGCTACCCCATCGACAAGGACGACATCAGGGACTTCTTCAACTC gCTGCACGGGCGCCCGTGCGTGGAGGACGTGATGGTGGAGAGGGCGGCGCCGGGGCAGATGCCGGTGTACGGGAGGGTGGTGCTGCAGAGCGCGGACATGATCCCGGCGCTGCTCGGGGGCGAGCCGACGGCCAAGTTCATCATCAAGGGCAGGCACCTCTGGGCCAGGGTCTACGTGCCCTGCTCCAGGAACACCTTCCAAGCCTGA